The following coding sequences are from one Paenibacillus tundrae window:
- a CDS encoding FHA domain-containing protein gives MRETAKIVIRTPGQESDGSFAYVRQGRSIMVGRYTGGSELDLSVYNQMISKRHCRIHYDVQFQLWVEDLDSKNGTELNGQRLVPYERYPFAEGDSLTLVNGLIQLRIENDLEETREYRLSDLLGEGIRVHDHMQTVQIGEVEIPLSKKEFQLFKLLYSQLDHFVTREQIVSQVWPERSILESEPVGIDEINSLIYRTNRKLGIHFTIKSVYKKGVYMKSHVPDLG, from the coding sequence ATGCGGGAGACGGCAAAAATCGTCATTCGTACACCTGGACAGGAAAGTGATGGTTCATTTGCTTATGTACGGCAAGGGCGCTCCATAATGGTAGGGCGTTACACAGGAGGCAGTGAACTGGATCTGTCCGTGTACAATCAGATGATTTCCAAACGGCACTGCCGTATTCATTATGATGTACAGTTTCAGCTGTGGGTCGAGGATCTGGATAGTAAAAATGGAACGGAGCTGAACGGACAACGCCTTGTTCCATATGAGAGATATCCTTTTGCAGAAGGGGACAGCCTGACGCTAGTGAATGGACTGATACAGCTTCGGATCGAGAATGATTTGGAGGAGACGAGGGAATATCGTCTTTCTGACCTGCTCGGTGAAGGAATTAGAGTACACGATCATATGCAAACGGTACAGATTGGCGAGGTGGAGATTCCGCTATCGAAGAAGGAATTCCAGCTGTTCAAATTACTTTATAGTCAGCTAGACCATTTTGTGACACGTGAGCAGATTGTCAGTCAGGTATGGCCTGAACGTAGCATATTGGAAAGTGAACCGGTGGGGATCGATGAGATTAACTCCTTGATCTATCGGACGAATCGCAAGCTCGGCATTCATTTTACGATCAAATCGGTGTATAAGAAGGGCGTGTACATGAAATCTCATGTACCGG
- a CDS encoding DUF2339 domain-containing protein, with protein sequence MKEFKDRLHQVQEQQKQLVKEYNELLQDYQSDDLIVQNEQLREQSEAYKLKLKQLEIRARQMEEENGRLRMALSEQMLDEKLNLIRVSKEKMETYFRGKTAVHHDRLEAHEHRTKANLNSIYNRAAEELQEDENEIKERIAYLAGEVRERIERQRQTLWEREEAIRQQMHQGYDYMAEEELSEETIKQRIRQNRMEMKIGLSWINKLAILLLILGVGAAFRYSYSTWFSDQMKGVAFFLLGVLMLAGGEWLFRRKRQTFAMGLLGGGISILFGSIFYSYFLLHIIGLYTALGLSVLVSAVSVVLSLRYRSKTICTLGLVGGYLPLFSYMGYFGLEGRAVYAAMIYLLLLNGIIVLISFGKRWPIVHYISFLFNTPSMLIMLWLSPSNIVGMLYSIVTFALYLGITLAYPFKHRVKLTWWDFALLAMNTSISCLMLYVLFRAEGWDDAQGLLALVFCLVYFGLARFVRRHMVQERQTILLFYITSLTFAVLIIPFQFGAEWLSLGWLIEGILLITLGHLKRFKAVERAGWGVVLLCIVTFIYIDVLVMFLMGMQSHFMLKYSCITLGSLAITLYYSFIQRGSLSSSGMLRYHNVERGFLQGFQYITLVNLWFYVLYESNELYSRAVDDSFPLYLFYKFILFASLTIALAYGLSKVKPLQGRFVRYYTNILHAVGYCIALAVTLNLPALQPDVQQHTAAEIVGLIVLIIFNVGVFFAGRDLLITAIRGQFKSIEWYPVIAGVYLLGVITVFMTVQFQWGDVGLLFSLIYLILAILYIAYGFRRKYVMIRRLGLGLTLLATGKMVFYDVSLLTAGSKIVAYFSFGILLLGISYLYQKVSSKMEEVHAQENKPNEQDSSAESDKEQHNDEV encoded by the coding sequence ATGAAGGAGTTCAAGGATCGGCTTCATCAGGTGCAAGAGCAACAGAAGCAGTTGGTTAAGGAGTATAACGAACTGCTTCAGGATTACCAATCCGATGATCTAATTGTACAGAACGAACAACTGCGTGAGCAGTCTGAGGCGTATAAGCTCAAGCTGAAGCAGTTGGAGATCCGGGCGCGTCAGATGGAAGAAGAAAATGGTCGCCTTCGGATGGCGCTGTCTGAGCAGATGCTGGATGAGAAATTGAATCTGATCCGTGTATCGAAGGAGAAAATGGAGACGTATTTCCGAGGTAAGACGGCTGTACATCACGATCGGCTGGAGGCTCACGAGCATCGTACCAAAGCGAATCTTAATTCCATCTATAACCGGGCTGCGGAAGAGCTACAAGAAGATGAGAATGAGATCAAGGAACGTATTGCATATCTAGCTGGAGAAGTAAGAGAGCGAATAGAGCGACAACGGCAAACGCTGTGGGAGCGGGAAGAAGCGATACGTCAGCAAATGCATCAAGGATATGATTATATGGCTGAGGAAGAGCTGAGTGAGGAGACAATTAAGCAACGCATTCGTCAAAACCGAATGGAGATGAAGATTGGCTTAAGCTGGATCAACAAGTTGGCCATTTTGCTTCTTATTCTGGGCGTGGGTGCAGCATTCCGATACTCGTATTCCACTTGGTTCAGTGATCAGATGAAAGGTGTGGCCTTTTTCTTATTAGGTGTGCTTATGCTCGCTGGGGGAGAGTGGTTGTTCCGTCGAAAACGGCAGACATTTGCCATGGGACTGTTAGGTGGAGGCATATCCATCTTGTTTGGATCCATTTTCTACAGTTACTTCTTGCTACATATCATTGGACTGTATACGGCTCTAGGGTTATCAGTACTCGTATCAGCTGTATCTGTCGTCCTGTCGCTGAGGTATCGATCCAAAACGATCTGTACGCTAGGACTCGTCGGAGGTTATTTACCGTTATTTTCGTACATGGGGTACTTCGGGCTGGAAGGACGCGCCGTTTATGCGGCGATGATCTATTTACTGCTCTTAAATGGCATTATCGTACTGATCTCGTTTGGTAAACGTTGGCCTATTGTGCACTATATCAGCTTCTTGTTCAACACACCGTCGATGCTCATTATGTTATGGTTATCGCCGAGCAATATCGTAGGCATGTTGTATTCAATTGTGACGTTTGCGTTGTATCTAGGCATTACGCTGGCGTATCCGTTCAAACATCGAGTTAAACTAACCTGGTGGGACTTCGCCTTGCTCGCCATGAATACAAGTATTAGCTGTCTCATGCTCTATGTACTGTTCAGGGCAGAGGGCTGGGACGATGCACAAGGACTGCTGGCTCTAGTGTTCTGTCTGGTCTACTTTGGGTTAGCTCGATTCGTTCGTCGTCATATGGTGCAAGAAAGACAGACAATTCTGTTGTTTTACATTACTTCGTTAACCTTTGCGGTTCTGATTATACCGTTCCAGTTTGGAGCGGAATGGTTGTCCTTGGGTTGGTTGATCGAAGGAATTCTACTCATCACTCTTGGCCATCTGAAGCGATTCAAAGCGGTGGAACGTGCCGGATGGGGCGTGGTGCTGCTCTGCATCGTTACCTTTATCTATATTGATGTGCTGGTGATGTTCCTCATGGGAATGCAGTCTCACTTTATGCTGAAGTATTCCTGTATCACACTTGGTTCGCTGGCGATTACGCTCTATTATTCATTTATCCAACGGGGCTCGTTGTCATCCTCAGGAATGCTGCGTTATCACAACGTAGAGCGTGGCTTCCTGCAGGGATTCCAATATATTACGCTGGTGAACCTATGGTTCTATGTTCTGTATGAATCGAATGAACTGTATAGCAGAGCTGTGGATGACAGCTTCCCGTTATACCTGTTCTACAAATTCATTCTATTTGCCTCGCTGACAATTGCGTTAGCTTATGGACTGAGCAAAGTGAAGCCGTTACAAGGTCGATTTGTACGCTATTATACGAACATTCTGCATGCTGTGGGTTACTGTATAGCGCTAGCGGTAACGTTAAATCTGCCAGCTTTGCAACCGGATGTTCAGCAACATACCGCTGCCGAGATCGTAGGGCTTATTGTACTGATTATCTTCAATGTGGGGGTATTCTTCGCTGGAAGAGATCTGTTAATTACAGCGATCCGTGGGCAGTTCAAAAGTATTGAATGGTATCCTGTCATTGCAGGGGTCTACCTGTTAGGTGTAATCACCGTTTTCATGACGGTGCAGTTCCAATGGGGAGATGTGGGGCTGCTATTCAGCTTAATCTACCTGATACTTGCCATCCTCTACATTGCATACGGATTCCGTAGAAAATATGTGATGATTCGCCGTCTGGGTCTAGGCCTGACCCTGCTGGCTACGGGCAAGATGGTATTCTATGATGTTAGTTTGCTGACAGCAGGCAGTAAGATTGTCGCGTATTTCAGCTTTGGTATTTTACTTCTGGGTATATCATATCTGTATCAAAAGGTGTCAAGCAAGATGGAGGAAGTCCATGCTCAAGAGAATAAGCCGAATGAACAGGATTCATCTGCTGAATCAGATAAGGAACAACATAACGATGAGGTCTAA
- a CDS encoding LCP family protein: MENSAAHLTRRKPKKPKKRWKKPLIITLSVLVLLGGLGFIYQKQLVILAFKMFASDTVKETLDDSFKPAGNEDAPVVEHTDPFSLLLLGIDQRDNEPSRSDTIIYSVVRPEDNKVLLLSIPRDSYTEIVGRDVKSKINSAYAHGEAKMAMDTVEKLLENKVDFYAAINFNGLKDIVDAVGGVELPIKKNIENKLKTHEKLFVEANKPIYNGEEALGYVRYREDSDFNRTMRHRIFLSAFMNRALEVKNLTKIPDVIKIAGSNFTTNMNSDFIVDFAESLYMKDSIPTISNYMLQGTGAMRGGVWYYDLSEEDLQHVRTMIASWLDPDATEIIEPSTDDTTESTDAA, encoded by the coding sequence ATGGAAAACAGTGCAGCTCACTTAACCAGACGGAAGCCGAAGAAACCGAAGAAGAGATGGAAGAAGCCCCTAATCATTACATTGAGCGTGCTTGTTTTGTTAGGCGGGCTTGGATTCATTTATCAAAAGCAACTGGTCATACTCGCATTCAAAATGTTCGCCTCAGATACGGTGAAGGAAACACTGGATGATTCCTTTAAACCAGCGGGTAATGAAGATGCACCCGTTGTGGAACATACCGATCCATTCTCGCTGTTGTTGCTCGGAATCGATCAACGCGACAACGAACCAAGTCGTTCGGATACGATCATCTACTCCGTCGTTCGCCCAGAAGATAATAAAGTACTGTTACTGTCCATTCCGCGTGACTCCTATACGGAAATTGTAGGTCGGGATGTAAAATCGAAAATTAATTCAGCATATGCTCACGGCGAGGCCAAGATGGCTATGGATACTGTGGAGAAGCTGCTGGAGAACAAAGTAGACTTCTATGCAGCCATTAACTTTAATGGTTTGAAAGATATCGTAGATGCAGTAGGCGGTGTCGAGCTGCCAATCAAGAAAAATATTGAGAACAAGCTAAAGACGCATGAAAAGCTGTTCGTCGAAGCCAACAAACCGATCTATAACGGAGAGGAAGCGCTGGGATATGTGCGTTATCGTGAAGACTCCGATTTTAACCGGACGATGCGTCACCGGATTTTCCTGAGTGCATTCATGAATCGTGCGCTTGAGGTCAAGAACCTAACTAAGATTCCAGATGTCATCAAGATTGCTGGCTCCAACTTTACAACGAATATGAATTCCGATTTTATTGTTGATTTTGCAGAATCACTGTACATGAAAGATAGCATACCGACGATCAGCAATTACATGCTACAGGGTACGGGTGCGATGCGTGGTGGTGTCTGGTACTATGATCTATCGGAAGAGGATCTGCAACATGTACGGACGATGATTGCCAGCTGGCTTGATCCAGATGCAACCGAAATTATAGAGCCAAGCACAGACGATACAACAGAATCGACAGATGCGGCATAA
- a CDS encoding aldo/keto reductase, giving the protein MEFRHLGNSGLRVSALGLGTNAFGKRADEPTSTRIIHAALDQGINFIDTANIYAGTESERIIGQALAGKRENAVLATKAGLPRHDGPHGRGSSRYHLQQELEHSLRRLRTDYIDLYQIHTFDPHTPLDETLRTLDDMVSSGKVRYIGASNYAAWELMKALGTSELKGYVRYISTQTSYSLADRTPELELVPLCLDQGVGIIPYFPLAGGILTGKYDGEQAVPSGSRADTDPSFNRFLLEHNIHLGQRVSEKAAEYGCSPSVLSLAWLLARPAVSTVIVGATRTEQLEHNLQSLDLKLTSDMMAELDQLSDSFRHREPFATYRLTE; this is encoded by the coding sequence ATGGAATTTCGACATTTAGGCAACAGCGGTCTACGCGTATCCGCACTCGGTCTGGGCACCAACGCATTCGGCAAACGTGCCGACGAACCGACATCTACCCGTATTATTCATGCCGCACTGGATCAAGGGATTAACTTCATCGATACCGCTAACATCTATGCTGGCACCGAATCCGAGCGAATTATTGGACAAGCCCTTGCAGGTAAACGGGAAAACGCTGTGCTTGCTACCAAGGCCGGACTACCCCGGCACGATGGTCCTCATGGGCGGGGTTCCTCCCGCTATCATTTGCAACAAGAGCTGGAGCATAGTCTCCGTCGTCTGCGGACGGACTATATTGATCTGTACCAGATCCATACCTTCGATCCGCACACACCGCTGGATGAAACGTTGCGCACACTGGATGACATGGTATCCTCCGGCAAAGTCCGTTACATCGGGGCATCCAACTATGCCGCATGGGAGCTGATGAAAGCTCTCGGCACAAGCGAGTTGAAGGGCTACGTTCGTTATATTTCAACGCAAACGAGCTACTCTCTCGCTGACCGTACACCTGAGCTAGAATTGGTACCGCTGTGTTTGGATCAAGGTGTCGGCATTATCCCATATTTCCCGCTGGCTGGCGGTATCTTAACTGGTAAGTACGATGGAGAACAAGCTGTACCATCCGGCTCTAGGGCAGACACCGATCCATCTTTCAATCGTTTTCTGCTGGAGCACAATATTCATTTAGGACAACGAGTTAGCGAGAAAGCGGCAGAATATGGCTGTTCCCCGAGTGTATTATCCCTCGCTTGGCTACTGGCACGTCCGGCCGTTTCAACGGTTATCGTTGGAGCCACACGTACAGAACAACTGGAACACAATCTCCAGAGCCTTGATCTCAAGCTGACATCCGACATGATGGCTGAACTGGATCAGCTTAGTGATTCGTTCCGTCATAGGGAGCCTTTTGCAACCTACCGGCTAACTGAATAA
- a CDS encoding MarR family winged helix-turn-helix transcriptional regulator: MSSQFKNANESPGHLLWQVTTMWSKEMRRVLEPLGLTHPQFVLLHGCLWLNERDEEGNGVTQVQISQFTNVDVNVTSQVLRALEKRGLIQRTRHKTDTRANIISTTPEGTALANQGIQVVEAADKAFFDLVSDRKEEYMDILREFINNKSE, from the coding sequence ATGAGTTCACAGTTTAAAAATGCAAATGAAAGTCCAGGACACCTGTTATGGCAGGTTACCACCATGTGGAGTAAAGAAATGAGACGGGTTCTTGAGCCGCTTGGGTTAACACACCCACAATTTGTGCTTCTACATGGATGCTTATGGTTGAATGAACGCGATGAAGAGGGTAATGGTGTTACTCAGGTTCAAATTTCTCAATTTACGAATGTCGATGTTAATGTAACATCTCAAGTTCTTCGTGCGCTTGAAAAGAGAGGGCTGATTCAACGTACTCGTCATAAGACGGATACAAGAGCAAATATCATTTCTACAACTCCAGAGGGCACAGCTCTTGCCAATCAGGGGATTCAGGTTGTAGAGGCTGCGGACAAGGCGTTTTTTGATCTGGTAAGTGATCGTAAGGAAGAGTATATGGATATTTTACGTGAGTTTATTAATAACAAATCCGAATAA
- a CDS encoding TIGR00266 family protein — protein MNYEILHQGAFAMLKVNLERGERFKAESGAMVSMTPTVELRGSAEGGMFAGFGRMISGEKFFFQELTATGGSGEVLLSPSSMGDVQVVELDGSYSLYVQKDGFLAGTEGIQVNSKMQNLKKGLFSGEGFFIIEISGRGTVFLSSYGAIHAIHLAAGEEVIVDNAHLVAWPHYMNYRIEKASQGWLSSVTSGEGLVCRFRGEGTVLIQSRNPQGFGQWVKQFIPSR, from the coding sequence ATGAATTATGAGATTCTGCATCAAGGTGCTTTTGCTATGCTCAAAGTTAATCTAGAACGCGGAGAACGGTTCAAGGCTGAGAGCGGGGCTATGGTATCCATGACACCTACAGTTGAGCTGAGAGGTTCGGCAGAAGGTGGGATGTTCGCAGGGTTCGGACGCATGATTAGTGGGGAGAAGTTCTTCTTTCAGGAGCTTACGGCTACAGGCGGATCAGGAGAGGTTCTATTGTCACCTTCTAGCATGGGGGATGTGCAAGTAGTCGAGTTAGACGGTTCATACTCTCTCTATGTGCAGAAGGATGGATTTCTTGCGGGTACTGAAGGTATTCAGGTGAACAGCAAAATGCAGAATCTCAAAAAAGGTCTCTTTTCTGGAGAAGGTTTCTTCATTATTGAGATCAGTGGTCGGGGAACAGTATTCCTGTCTTCGTATGGCGCAATCCATGCCATTCATCTGGCTGCAGGCGAAGAGGTCATCGTTGATAATGCACATCTCGTTGCATGGCCTCATTATATGAATTATCGCATTGAGAAAGCCTCACAGGGCTGGCTGTCCAGTGTGACTAGCGGAGAAGGATTGGTGTGTCGCTTTAGGGGAGAAGGAACGGTCTTGATCCAGAGTCGCAATCCGCAAGGGTTCGGACAATGGGTGAAGCAATTTATCCCTTCGCGTTGA
- a CDS encoding winged helix-turn-helix transcriptional regulator, which yields MERKKYNISVEATLEVIGGKWKCVILCHLTHGKKRTSDLKRIMPAITQKMLTQQLRELEDDGIVNRIVYNQVPPKVEYELSDYGRSLEPILNALCNWGDQHIVREYGDKALMLEDNGLNDFGSEDHKELMKQ from the coding sequence ATGGAGAGGAAGAAGTACAACATTTCTGTTGAAGCAACCCTTGAGGTCATCGGTGGTAAATGGAAATGTGTGATTTTATGCCATCTGACCCACGGGAAGAAACGTACCAGTGATCTTAAGCGCATAATGCCTGCTATTACACAAAAGATGCTGACACAGCAATTGAGAGAGCTTGAGGATGATGGCATTGTGAATCGAATCGTCTATAATCAGGTTCCGCCGAAGGTGGAGTACGAATTAAGCGATTACGGCCGGAGTTTGGAACCGATACTCAATGCACTTTGCAATTGGGGCGATCAGCATATCGTAAGGGAATATGGCGATAAAGCGTTGATGTTGGAGGACAATGGATTGAATGATTTTGGTTCTGAAGACCACAAGGAGCTGATGAAACAATGA
- a CDS encoding MFS transporter yields the protein MLQSSKRSTLALLALAISAFAIGTTEFISVGLLPLIADDLGISVTTAGLTVTLYALGVTFGAPILTSLTSTISRKTLLLAIMLVFIAGNTLAALSSGVTLLLIARIITALSHGVFMSIGSTIAADLVPPNRRASAIAIMFSGLTIATVTGVPLGTLIGQHWGWRAAFILIVVIGLIALVGNLLLVPSTLERGTRTAFRNQLKLVTNGRLLLAFVITAVGYGGTFVVFTYLSPLLHDISGYAEPTVALILLVYGIAIAIGNILGGKAANRSPLQALFYMFMIQTVILGILYFTVPFKTAALVTILGMGMLAFMNVPGLQMHVVTLAERYAPQAKDVASAFNIAAFNAGIAIGAYLGGVITDSIGLIHTTWVGALMVLTAVILTTWARVLDRKEMHVPAHK from the coding sequence ATGTTACAAAGTTCCAAACGAAGTACACTCGCGCTGCTGGCACTCGCAATCAGTGCATTTGCCATCGGCACCACTGAATTTATCAGCGTAGGTCTGTTGCCGCTTATTGCAGATGATCTCGGCATATCTGTAACCACAGCGGGATTAACCGTTACCTTATATGCACTTGGCGTGACGTTTGGAGCACCTATCCTAACCTCTCTAACGTCTACCATCTCACGCAAAACGTTGTTACTTGCAATCATGCTTGTTTTTATCGCAGGCAACACGCTTGCGGCCTTATCTAGCGGGGTTACGCTGCTGCTCATTGCTAGAATCATCACAGCCCTATCCCATGGTGTATTCATGTCGATCGGTTCAACGATTGCCGCAGATCTTGTACCTCCCAATCGTAGAGCCAGTGCGATCGCCATCATGTTCTCCGGGTTAACCATTGCGACCGTAACCGGTGTACCGCTAGGCACACTTATTGGTCAGCACTGGGGTTGGCGTGCAGCTTTTATTCTCATCGTGGTCATTGGGCTCATCGCGTTGGTTGGTAATCTGCTGCTCGTGCCCTCCACACTGGAACGCGGAACACGCACTGCCTTCCGGAACCAGCTGAAACTTGTAACCAACGGAAGATTGCTGCTTGCTTTTGTTATTACGGCCGTCGGATATGGAGGAACATTTGTTGTCTTCACCTATCTGTCTCCACTATTGCATGATATTAGCGGGTACGCGGAGCCAACGGTAGCACTCATTCTACTTGTGTACGGGATCGCCATTGCAATTGGTAATATTCTCGGAGGAAAAGCAGCCAACCGCAGTCCACTACAGGCACTTTTCTACATGTTTATGATCCAAACCGTAATTCTGGGTATACTATATTTCACAGTTCCCTTCAAAACGGCAGCATTGGTTACGATCCTAGGAATGGGTATGCTTGCTTTTATGAATGTCCCCGGATTACAGATGCATGTAGTGACACTCGCAGAGCGGTATGCACCGCAGGCAAAAGACGTAGCCTCAGCGTTTAACATCGCTGCCTTTAACGCTGGTATCGCAATAGGCGCCTATCTCGGTGGTGTAATTACGGATTCCATAGGCTTGATCCATACAACATGGGTCGGTGCCCTCATGGTACTCACTGCGGTAATCCTAACCACTTGGGCGAGAGTGCTTGACCGTAAAGAAATGCATGTACCGGCGCATAAGTAA
- a CDS encoding aldo/keto reductase, producing MTTAQNLQSTTTLHNGVHMPWFGLGVFKVEEGAELIAAVKHAIKYGYRSIDTAAVYGNEAGVGQAIAEALQENNLKREDLFITSKVWNADLGYEETLAAFDTTMNKLGLEVLDLYLVHWPKAGKYKAAWKAIEELYQAGRIRAIGVSNFQIHHLQDLMQDATIVPMVNQVEYHPRLTQTKLKAFCEEHNIQLEAWSPLMQGQLLDNPVLTEIASAKGKSIAQIILRWDLQNGVVTIPKSTKAHRIEENASIFDFELSSEEMERINALNEDQRVGPDPDNFNF from the coding sequence ATGACAACAGCACAAAACTTACAATCGACAACAACATTGCATAACGGCGTTCACATGCCTTGGTTTGGACTCGGCGTATTCAAAGTAGAAGAAGGAGCCGAGTTAATCGCAGCGGTTAAACATGCGATTAAATATGGCTATCGCAGTATTGATACTGCTGCGGTATATGGCAATGAAGCCGGTGTAGGACAAGCCATTGCAGAAGCATTACAAGAGAACAATCTTAAGCGCGAAGACCTTTTCATCACCTCCAAAGTATGGAATGCTGACCTTGGATACGAAGAGACACTTGCCGCCTTCGATACAACGATGAACAAGCTGGGACTCGAGGTCTTGGATCTATATCTGGTTCACTGGCCAAAAGCGGGTAAATATAAAGCTGCATGGAAAGCCATCGAGGAACTCTACCAAGCAGGCCGGATTAGAGCGATCGGGGTAAGTAACTTCCAGATTCATCATCTGCAAGATCTCATGCAGGACGCTACGATCGTTCCTATGGTGAATCAAGTAGAATATCATCCTCGTCTGACACAGACGAAGCTGAAAGCCTTCTGTGAAGAACACAACATTCAACTTGAAGCATGGTCCCCGCTCATGCAAGGTCAGCTGTTGGACAACCCGGTTCTCACAGAGATTGCATCAGCAAAAGGAAAGTCGATTGCACAGATCATTTTGCGTTGGGATCTACAGAACGGTGTCGTTACTATTCCAAAATCCACTAAGGCGCATCGCATTGAAGAGAATGCTTCGATCTTTGATTTCGAGCTATCTTCTGAAGAGATGGAACGAATCAATGCGCTGAATGAAGATCAACGCGTAGGACCTGACCCGGATAACTTTAACTTCTAA
- a CDS encoding pectinesterase family protein, with amino-acid sequence MTKRVLPTTDPSQNTIYYTVATDGSGDYSTIQAAIDAIPDHSEAKLEIHIKPGVYVEKLHIEKSKVHLIGEGAEQTIITYDDHALKTFPNGELYHTFHSYTVFVGSDDFTAEGLSFVNSAGPGKLVGQALAIYVDGDRAAFRNCRFIGHQDTIFTGPLPEQPLDRSFFGGPRDGAERRKLRQYYEGCYVEGDVDFIFGSATAVFKDCEIFSKIRVSGADQVQGEVQGYVTAASTPEDVKYGYVFIDCDLTSNAPPESVYLGRPWRNYAKVCFLNCWIGAHVKQEGWHNWNKTDAESTVVFAEYNSSGPGKAQAGVRVPWADLLTEQEAAEYTIPLILSGEDNWQPFRASSPIEKPSD; translated from the coding sequence ATGACCAAACGTGTGCTGCCAACCACAGATCCGAGCCAGAACACCATATATTATACCGTGGCAACCGACGGGAGTGGGGATTACTCGACCATTCAGGCTGCGATTGATGCAATTCCTGATCATTCTGAAGCTAAGCTGGAGATTCACATTAAACCAGGGGTGTATGTTGAGAAGCTGCATATTGAGAAGTCTAAAGTTCACCTCATCGGTGAAGGAGCCGAGCAGACGATCATCACGTATGATGATCATGCCCTCAAGACATTCCCGAACGGCGAGCTGTATCATACATTTCATTCCTATACCGTGTTTGTTGGGTCTGATGACTTTACCGCAGAAGGGCTCTCGTTCGTAAACTCGGCGGGGCCAGGTAAGCTTGTTGGTCAGGCTCTGGCGATATATGTTGATGGAGACCGGGCAGCCTTCCGGAACTGCCGATTCATTGGGCACCAGGATACAATCTTCACCGGGCCGCTCCCAGAGCAACCGTTAGATCGAAGCTTTTTTGGCGGGCCGCGCGATGGGGCTGAGAGGCGTAAGCTACGACAATACTATGAAGGCTGTTACGTTGAGGGCGATGTTGATTTTATTTTTGGCTCGGCGACGGCGGTATTCAAAGATTGTGAGATCTTCTCTAAGATTCGTGTGTCCGGTGCAGATCAGGTACAGGGAGAAGTGCAGGGCTATGTTACTGCGGCTTCCACGCCTGAGGATGTGAAGTATGGTTATGTGTTTATTGACTGTGATCTAACGAGCAACGCACCTCCTGAATCGGTGTATCTTGGACGGCCTTGGCGTAATTACGCAAAAGTGTGCTTTCTCAACTGCTGGATTGGAGCCCATGTGAAGCAGGAAGGCTGGCATAACTGGAACAAAACGGATGCGGAGAGCACCGTGGTATTCGCAGAGTATAACAGTTCAGGGCCAGGAAAAGCACAGGCAGGCGTTCGTGTACCATGGGCTGACCTCCTAACGGAGCAGGAAGCAGCTGAATACACGATACCTCTTATTTTGTCGGGTGAAGATAATTGGCAACCTTTCCGTGCTTCATCCCCGATTGAAAAGCCAAGCGATTAG